One region of Macadamia integrifolia cultivar HAES 741 chromosome 11, SCU_Mint_v3, whole genome shotgun sequence genomic DNA includes:
- the LOC122093966 gene encoding multiple RNA-binding domain-containing protein 1 isoform X1: MSRICVKNLPKYVAEDRLKEFFSQKGEVTDAKLMRTQDGKSRQFAFIGFRTERESEEALKFFNNSFLDNSRLTCEVARKVGDPNMPRPWSRYSATKQEKVDEENRKNIGSKSLSHVDTKGNVQNSKRSSENDDPQLQEFLQVMQPRIKSKLWANDSVGVPLLEPNGKAGTKQKQKQKKKQMDEADGQQSGSNHLEYDEIDKSENGSSNAHAAKQSGDAINDEVVSDMDYFKSRVKRQWSDSESDDDSPIEKDDQGSKESDMEEQCDANQNEAPKDKVKKEASSENSDGEGDLSSRLKDAREEVLETGRLFVRNLPYSATEDDLAELFSKFGNVSQVHIVVDKDTKRSKGIAYVLYTIPESALRALEELDNSIFQGRLLHIMPAKQQNPSEKQQSSVAAGQTSKTFKQKREEQKKASEASGGDTQAWNSLFMRPDTVVENIARTLGVNKSDLLDREADDLAVRIALGETQVIAETKNALNNAGVNVAALEGLAVEKTVGTGRSNHVLLVKNLPYGSSEGDLAKMFGKFGSLDKIIFPPTKTLALIVFLEAAEARAAFKGLAYKRYKDAPLYLEWAPNDILSLSATSETKSHSNVIVGEQDVKRVLLEQRVEGISEVDMDPDRVESRSLFVKNLNFKTSDEGLRKHFSENMKEGNIQSTKIKKHQKNGKTLSMGFGFIEFDSVETATNVCRDLQGTALDGHALILQLCHAKKDGQVAKKADKDRSSTKIIVRNVAFEATVKDLRQLFSPFGQIKSLRLPMKLGSHRGFAFVEYVTKQEAQNALQALASTHLYGRHLVLERAKEGESLEELRARTAARFTGEENGFQNPMKLSKKRKQLAVVDEGSVKFQRIAD; encoded by the exons AT gtctCGGATTTGTGTCAAGAATTTACCTAAATATGTTGCAGAGGATCGTCTCAAAGAGTTCTTCTCTCAGAAGGGAGAAGTGACCGACGCCAAACTCATGCGAACCCA GGATGGTAAGAGCAGGCAATTCGCTTTCATCGGGTTTCGAACTGAACGAGAATCTGAAGAAGCTCTCAAGTTCTTTAATAACTCATTCCTGGATAACAGTAGACTTACATGTGAG GTTGCTCGTAAGGTTGGGGATCCAAATATGCCTCGACCATGGAGTCGGTATTCTGCAACGAAGCAAGAGAAAGTGGACGAAGAGAACAGGAAAAACATTGGTTCCAAAAGCTTGAGCCATGTAGATACCAAGGGGAATGTGCAGAATTCTAAAAGAAGCAgtgaaaatgatgacccacaGCTTCAGGAGTTTCTTCAGGTTATGCAGCCTCGAATCAAGTCAAAGTTGTGGGCAAATGATTCCGTGGGAGTTCCCCTTCTTGAACCAAATGGTAAAGCTGGCACGAAACAGAagcagaaacagaaaaagaaacagaTGGATGAGGCAGACGGACAACAATCAGGTTCAAATCATCTTGAATATGATGAAATTGATAAAAGCGAAAATGGGTCATCGAATGCTCATGCGGCAAAGCAGTCAGGTGATGCAATCAATGATGAGGTTGTCTCAGACATGGATTATTTCAAGAGCAGAGTTAAGAGACAATGGTCGGATTCAGAGAGTGATGATGATTCACCCATTGAGAAAGATGATCAGGGTAGTAAGGAGTCGGACATGGAGGAGCAATGTGATGCCAATCAAAATGAAGCCCCAAAAGATAAGGTTAAAAAGGAGGCCTCTTCTGAAAACTCTGATGGTGAAGGAGACCTGTCATCAAGACTGAAAGATGCAAGAGAAGAAGTTCTAGAGACTGGTCGTCTCTTTGTTCGCAATCTTCCATACAGCGCAAC TGAGGATGATCTGGCAGAGCTTTTCAGCAAATTTGGCAATGTCTCACAGGTCCATATAGTAGTTGATAAAGACACCAAGCGATCTAAAGGAATTGCTTACGTTCTTTATACAATTCCAGAATCTGCTCTTAG ggcATTGGAAGAATTAGACAATTCTATTTTCCAAGGCAGATTGCTGCACATTATGCCGGCAAAGCAACAAAATCCTTCCGAGAAGCAACA GTCTAGTGTTGCTGCTGGTCAAACTTCAAAAACTTTTAAGCAAAAGAGGGAGGAACAGAAGAAAGCATCTGAAGCAAGTGGAGGAGATACACAAGCATGGAACAGCTTGTTCATGCGCCCTGATACG GTTGTTGAAAACATTGCCAGGACACTTGGTGTTAATAAAAGTGATCTGCTTGACCGTGAAGCAGATGATCTTGCTGTGCGTATTGCTTTGGGAGAAACTCAAGTGATTGCAGAGACCAAAAATGCTCTGAATAACGCGGGAGTAAATGTTGCTGCATTGGAGGGATTAGCTGTTGAGAAAACTGTTGGCACTGGAAGAAGTAACCATGTTCTATTAGTGAAGAATTTACCATATGGTTCTTCTGAAGGAGATCTTGCTAAGATGTTTGGGAAGTTTGGGAGTTTGGATAAAATTATTTTCCCCCCAACAAAAACATTGGCACTG ATTGTTTTCCTTGAAGCAGCTGAAGCACGTGCAGCTTTCAAAGGTTTAGCATATAAACGTTAcaa AGATGCTCCATTGTATTTGGAATGGGCCCCCAACGACATTCTTAGTTTGAGTGCAACATCAGAGACCAAGTCACATAGTAATGTCATTGTTGGTGAACAAGATGTCAAGAGAGTGTTACTAGAGCAGCGTGTGGAAGGAATATCAGAAGTGGATATGGATCCTGATAGAGTTGAG TCTCGATCTCTATTTGTCAAGAACCTAAATTTCAAAACATCTGATGAGGGTTTGAGAAAGCATTTTAGTGAAAATATGAAGGAAGGAAACATCCAGAGTACCAAG ATAAAGAAGCATCAGAAAAATGGGAAGACTCTCTcaatgggttttggttttattgagTTCGATTCTGTAGAAACGGCAACAAATGTGTGCAGGGATTTACAG GGAACTGCTTTGGATGGACATGCTCTTATTTTGCAACTTTGTCATGCCAAGAAGGATGGGCAAGTGGCGAAAAAAGCTGACAAGGATAGGAGTTCAACAAAAATAATTGTGAGAAATGTTGCTTTTGAGGCAACAGTGAAAGATCTCAGGCAATTATTTAGTCCATTTGGCCAG ATTAAAAGTTTAAGGCTGCCAATGAAGTTGGGAAGCCATAGAGGCTTTGCATTTGTGGAGTATGTCACAAAGCAAGAGGCACAGAATGCACTTCAAGCTCTTGCTAGCACCCATCTGTATGGTCGCCATCTG GTCTTAGAACGAGCAAAAGAAGGTGAGAGTTTGGAAGAACTACGGGCTAGAACTGCTGCACGGTTCACTGGTGAGGAAAATGGGTTTCAAAACCCAATGAAGTTGTCCAAGAAAAGGAAACAGTTGGCTGTTGTTGATGAAGGCAGTGTTAAGTTTCAAAGAATTGCAGATTAG
- the LOC122093966 gene encoding multiple RNA-binding domain-containing protein 1 isoform X2, which produces MSRICVKNLPKYVAEDRLKEFFSQKGEVTDAKLMRTQDGKSRQFAFIGFRTERESEEALKFFNNSFLDNSRLTCEVARKVGDPNMPRPWSRYSATKQEKVDEENRKNIGSKSLSHVDTKGNVQNSKRSSENDDPQLQEFLQVMQPRIKSKLWANDSVGVPLLEPNGKAGTKQKQKQKKKQMDEADGQQSGSNHLEYDEIDKSENGSSNAHAAKQSGDAINDEVVSDMDYFKSRVKRQWSDSESDDDSPIEKDDQGSKESDMEEQCDANQNEAPKDKVKKEASSENSDGEGDLSSRLKDAREEVLETGRLFVRNLPYSATEDDLAELFSKFGNVSQVHIVVDKDTKRSKGIAYVLYTIPESALRALEELDNSIFQGRLLHIMPAKQQNPSEKQQSSVAAGQTSKTFKQKREEQKKASEASGGDTQAWNSLFMRPDTVVENIARTLGVNKSDLLDREADDLAVRIALGETQVIAETKNALNNAGVNVAALEGLAVEKTVGTGRSNHVLLVKNLPYGSSEGDLAKMFGKFGSLDKIIFPPTKTLALIVFLEAAEARAAFKGLAYKRYKDAPLYLEWAPNDILSLSATSETKSHSNVIVGEQDVKRVLLEQRVEGISEVDMDPDRVESRSLFVKNLNFKTSDEGLRKHFSENMKEGNIQSTKIKKHQKNGKTLSMGFGFIEFDSVETATNVCRDLQGTALDGHALILQLCHAKKDGQVAKKADKDRSSTKIIVRNVAFEATVKDLRQLFSPFGQINCIAAKNHEMIPLLLIYCDLW; this is translated from the exons AT gtctCGGATTTGTGTCAAGAATTTACCTAAATATGTTGCAGAGGATCGTCTCAAAGAGTTCTTCTCTCAGAAGGGAGAAGTGACCGACGCCAAACTCATGCGAACCCA GGATGGTAAGAGCAGGCAATTCGCTTTCATCGGGTTTCGAACTGAACGAGAATCTGAAGAAGCTCTCAAGTTCTTTAATAACTCATTCCTGGATAACAGTAGACTTACATGTGAG GTTGCTCGTAAGGTTGGGGATCCAAATATGCCTCGACCATGGAGTCGGTATTCTGCAACGAAGCAAGAGAAAGTGGACGAAGAGAACAGGAAAAACATTGGTTCCAAAAGCTTGAGCCATGTAGATACCAAGGGGAATGTGCAGAATTCTAAAAGAAGCAgtgaaaatgatgacccacaGCTTCAGGAGTTTCTTCAGGTTATGCAGCCTCGAATCAAGTCAAAGTTGTGGGCAAATGATTCCGTGGGAGTTCCCCTTCTTGAACCAAATGGTAAAGCTGGCACGAAACAGAagcagaaacagaaaaagaaacagaTGGATGAGGCAGACGGACAACAATCAGGTTCAAATCATCTTGAATATGATGAAATTGATAAAAGCGAAAATGGGTCATCGAATGCTCATGCGGCAAAGCAGTCAGGTGATGCAATCAATGATGAGGTTGTCTCAGACATGGATTATTTCAAGAGCAGAGTTAAGAGACAATGGTCGGATTCAGAGAGTGATGATGATTCACCCATTGAGAAAGATGATCAGGGTAGTAAGGAGTCGGACATGGAGGAGCAATGTGATGCCAATCAAAATGAAGCCCCAAAAGATAAGGTTAAAAAGGAGGCCTCTTCTGAAAACTCTGATGGTGAAGGAGACCTGTCATCAAGACTGAAAGATGCAAGAGAAGAAGTTCTAGAGACTGGTCGTCTCTTTGTTCGCAATCTTCCATACAGCGCAAC TGAGGATGATCTGGCAGAGCTTTTCAGCAAATTTGGCAATGTCTCACAGGTCCATATAGTAGTTGATAAAGACACCAAGCGATCTAAAGGAATTGCTTACGTTCTTTATACAATTCCAGAATCTGCTCTTAG ggcATTGGAAGAATTAGACAATTCTATTTTCCAAGGCAGATTGCTGCACATTATGCCGGCAAAGCAACAAAATCCTTCCGAGAAGCAACA GTCTAGTGTTGCTGCTGGTCAAACTTCAAAAACTTTTAAGCAAAAGAGGGAGGAACAGAAGAAAGCATCTGAAGCAAGTGGAGGAGATACACAAGCATGGAACAGCTTGTTCATGCGCCCTGATACG GTTGTTGAAAACATTGCCAGGACACTTGGTGTTAATAAAAGTGATCTGCTTGACCGTGAAGCAGATGATCTTGCTGTGCGTATTGCTTTGGGAGAAACTCAAGTGATTGCAGAGACCAAAAATGCTCTGAATAACGCGGGAGTAAATGTTGCTGCATTGGAGGGATTAGCTGTTGAGAAAACTGTTGGCACTGGAAGAAGTAACCATGTTCTATTAGTGAAGAATTTACCATATGGTTCTTCTGAAGGAGATCTTGCTAAGATGTTTGGGAAGTTTGGGAGTTTGGATAAAATTATTTTCCCCCCAACAAAAACATTGGCACTG ATTGTTTTCCTTGAAGCAGCTGAAGCACGTGCAGCTTTCAAAGGTTTAGCATATAAACGTTAcaa AGATGCTCCATTGTATTTGGAATGGGCCCCCAACGACATTCTTAGTTTGAGTGCAACATCAGAGACCAAGTCACATAGTAATGTCATTGTTGGTGAACAAGATGTCAAGAGAGTGTTACTAGAGCAGCGTGTGGAAGGAATATCAGAAGTGGATATGGATCCTGATAGAGTTGAG TCTCGATCTCTATTTGTCAAGAACCTAAATTTCAAAACATCTGATGAGGGTTTGAGAAAGCATTTTAGTGAAAATATGAAGGAAGGAAACATCCAGAGTACCAAG ATAAAGAAGCATCAGAAAAATGGGAAGACTCTCTcaatgggttttggttttattgagTTCGATTCTGTAGAAACGGCAACAAATGTGTGCAGGGATTTACAG GGAACTGCTTTGGATGGACATGCTCTTATTTTGCAACTTTGTCATGCCAAGAAGGATGGGCAAGTGGCGAAAAAAGCTGACAAGGATAGGAGTTCAACAAAAATAATTGTGAGAAATGTTGCTTTTGAGGCAACAGTGAAAGATCTCAGGCAATTATTTAGTCCATTTGGCCAG ATTAACTGTATTGCTGCCAAGAACCATGAGATGATCCCACTGCTACTCATTTATTGTGATTTGTGGTAG